From a single Cyclobacterium marinum DSM 745 genomic region:
- a CDS encoding SusC/RagA family TonB-linked outer membrane protein, giving the protein MEKKYNGKMGKEKFLFVLSKINRLFYLGVFTMILFLGSGLGSMTLAQQRSVSGTVTDVESGETLPGVNILIKNTNIGTVTDIDGAFNLNVSDEGAVLVFSFVGFESQEVAVNNRRTFAINLVPEQSDLDEVVVIGYGTRKKTSVTSSISKLENQNLDQLPVGRLENVLAGRMAGVNISNTRNRPGDAPDIRVRGLGSISAGNDPLVVIDGFPGGSLGQLNMNDVESIEVLKDASSTAIYGSRGAGGVILVTTKRGSTQKPELKINSYFGISNALVHDDWLTGEEWHSYLAKYQNREFAWAGGDTSIPIWGDPRRPLTYQVNPLTKELPQTIWQDEVLQTATIQNHNISLSGGTENTKYYLSGTYMDEEGVLKTSGYKKYSFRANVDVKINEMISMGMELSPSYSKTRYAGSNMVSLVKYPPFVSPDYIDGKYPRTYDYIPTGHSGQASPYVYLYGTENYSNVFTNIGRAFINLNLMDGLSFKTSVGTNIAFTNNDYWSGGIGDTRVNTNGNVSDARSINLVNENVLNYTKTFNDVHNVGGLLGASYQNSTSRSLAMYAVSNSFNNDKVKTLNNAIINPANTTQSKSEWGLVSYFARVNYAYKDKYLLEGSFRRDGSSRFGPENKWGNFPSLSAAWRLSEEEFIKNIPNISEFKLRASYGVTGNFNIGNFQYLGSVGSVSYSPNNMLVNGIVQNSMANPRLSWEKTKGYDFGFEISFLQNRFNLNVDYYDNLTTGMLYNVNTPAITGFSSIINNVGEVRNSGLDVEIDTRNLVGEFKWNSSFNLSMNKNEVTDLGEVDERINTYWSMDFLLREGEPMFSYYGYKSIGVFQNEEQISQTPSLAGTKPGNPIFQDTNNDGEIDPEDKMVLGSFQPKMQLGFSNEFYWKQFDLSIFMQASLGAKMFNAENQYYEGNTLGAMRRSLVENQWWSEEEPGDGTNPAAALSQLFGYNTNNDFYLEDASYFNVRSINLGYTFPDFSEGKGIKSLRFYGSVNNALVIKNKGNHAYNPEGTTRGEVSGISSTPGVNLGSEPLNRTFVLGLNIGF; this is encoded by the coding sequence TTGGAAAAAAAATACAATGGAAAAATGGGGAAGGAAAAATTCCTTTTCGTCCTAAGCAAGATCAACCGCCTTTTTTATTTAGGGGTTTTTACAATGATCTTATTTCTGGGTTCAGGGCTTGGCTCAATGACCCTTGCACAACAACGAAGCGTCTCTGGTACAGTCACTGATGTGGAGAGCGGTGAAACACTTCCTGGTGTTAATATCCTAATCAAGAATACAAATATTGGAACAGTCACTGATATTGACGGTGCCTTTAACTTAAATGTTTCTGATGAAGGTGCTGTTTTAGTATTCTCTTTCGTAGGCTTTGAAAGCCAAGAGGTAGCGGTAAACAATCGGCGGACCTTTGCTATCAACCTTGTTCCAGAGCAATCAGACCTGGATGAAGTTGTGGTAATTGGTTATGGAACAAGGAAGAAAACTTCTGTTACCTCATCTATTTCTAAATTAGAAAACCAAAACCTAGACCAATTGCCGGTTGGCAGGCTTGAAAATGTCCTTGCAGGAAGAATGGCAGGGGTTAATATTTCTAATACCCGTAACCGGCCGGGTGACGCGCCTGATATTAGGGTTCGTGGACTTGGTTCTATAAGTGCGGGAAATGACCCTTTGGTTGTCATCGATGGCTTTCCTGGAGGAAGCTTAGGTCAATTGAACATGAATGATGTGGAATCCATTGAGGTGTTAAAAGATGCTTCTTCGACCGCTATTTATGGTTCAAGAGGTGCAGGTGGAGTGATATTGGTTACAACAAAAAGAGGGTCGACCCAAAAACCTGAGTTAAAAATCAACTCTTATTTTGGAATCTCCAATGCCCTTGTTCATGACGATTGGTTGACAGGAGAAGAATGGCATAGCTATTTGGCTAAATACCAGAACAGGGAATTTGCATGGGCTGGGGGAGATACTTCCATTCCTATTTGGGGAGATCCAAGAAGACCTTTGACCTACCAAGTCAATCCACTTACCAAAGAACTTCCTCAAACCATTTGGCAGGATGAAGTGCTTCAGACTGCTACCATCCAAAACCACAATATTTCCCTTTCTGGTGGTACTGAAAACACCAAATATTATTTGTCAGGTACTTATATGGATGAGGAAGGGGTATTAAAAACTTCCGGCTATAAAAAGTATAGTTTTCGTGCGAATGTTGATGTGAAAATCAATGAGATGATAAGCATGGGTATGGAATTGAGCCCTTCCTATTCCAAAACGAGGTATGCAGGATCCAATATGGTTTCCTTAGTAAAATATCCACCCTTTGTCAGCCCTGATTACATTGACGGGAAATACCCTCGTACTTATGATTACATTCCAACCGGACACTCTGGACAGGCTAGTCCCTATGTTTACCTTTATGGAACGGAGAATTATTCCAACGTTTTTACAAATATCGGGAGGGCTTTTATCAATTTGAACCTTATGGATGGACTAAGCTTCAAAACCTCTGTAGGAACAAATATCGCTTTCACTAACAATGATTATTGGAGTGGTGGGATAGGAGATACTCGAGTAAATACCAATGGGAATGTCTCGGATGCAAGAAGTATAAATCTAGTCAATGAGAATGTGCTGAATTATACCAAAACCTTTAATGATGTTCACAATGTAGGTGGTTTGCTTGGTGCTTCTTACCAAAATTCAACCTCCAGATCCCTAGCGATGTATGCCGTTTCCAATTCTTTTAACAACGATAAGGTAAAAACCCTCAACAATGCCATTATCAATCCTGCCAATACTACACAGTCTAAATCTGAATGGGGCTTGGTTTCTTATTTTGCTAGGGTAAATTACGCTTACAAGGACAAATACCTCTTGGAAGGTTCTTTCAGGCGAGATGGTAGTTCCAGATTTGGCCCTGAAAATAAATGGGGAAATTTCCCTTCCCTTTCAGCTGCATGGAGACTTTCTGAAGAAGAGTTTATAAAAAATATACCAAATATTTCAGAGTTTAAATTAAGAGCCAGTTATGGTGTTACAGGGAATTTTAATATTGGGAATTTCCAGTATCTAGGTTCTGTTGGATCTGTAAGTTATTCTCCTAATAATATGTTGGTAAATGGGATTGTTCAGAATTCCATGGCAAACCCTAGGCTTTCATGGGAAAAAACCAAAGGCTATGATTTTGGTTTTGAAATAAGCTTTCTTCAAAACAGGTTTAACCTGAATGTGGATTATTATGACAACCTAACCACGGGAATGTTGTACAATGTTAATACTCCTGCCATTACTGGGTTTAGTAGTATTATAAACAATGTTGGTGAAGTAAGAAACAGTGGGCTGGATGTGGAGATCGATACCAGGAATCTGGTAGGTGAGTTCAAATGGAATTCTTCATTTAACCTTTCCATGAATAAAAATGAAGTGACCGACTTGGGAGAAGTGGATGAGCGAATCAATACTTATTGGTCAATGGACTTTCTATTGAGAGAAGGAGAACCAATGTTTTCTTATTATGGCTACAAGTCTATAGGTGTTTTTCAGAATGAGGAACAGATTTCTCAAACCCCAAGCCTAGCCGGAACCAAACCCGGTAACCCAATATTTCAGGACACGAACAATGATGGTGAAATTGATCCTGAAGACAAGATGGTCTTAGGAAGTTTTCAACCTAAAATGCAATTGGGCTTTTCCAATGAATTTTACTGGAAACAATTTGACCTAAGTATTTTCATGCAAGCTTCATTAGGAGCTAAAATGTTCAATGCAGAAAACCAATATTACGAGGGCAACACTTTGGGCGCCATGAGAAGATCTTTGGTAGAAAACCAGTGGTGGTCTGAAGAAGAGCCTGGTGATGGTACTAATCCAGCAGCAGCTCTAAGTCAGTTGTTTGGCTACAATACCAACAATGACTTTTACTTAGAGGATGCTTCCTACTTTAATGTGAGAAGCATAAACTTAGGTTATACTTTTCCGGATTTCTCAGAAGGAAAAGGAATTAAAAGTTTAAGATTCTATGGGTCTGTTAATAACGCATTGGTTATTAAGAACAAAGGGAATCATGCCTACAATCCCGAAGGGACGACAAGAGGAGAAGTTTCAGGCATTAGTAGTACCCCTGGGGTAAACCTCGGTTCAGAACCCTTGAATAGAACATTTGTCTTGGGACTTAACATTGGCTTTTGA
- a CDS encoding RNA polymerase sigma factor, producing MSIPKPDATLIKKINQNDRNAQFQLFEMTKGMLYSTCFRIIGDEEEAHDILQEVYVEVFQNIRKLKNPEALISWMKTIAVRKAIHHSKKKIYFEPVENQEMETTEAFDSWFDAEILDQAILSLPSGAKAVFLLTTVEGYSHKEAAKLLNITESTSKSQLHYAKSLLKSRITKLLKA from the coding sequence ATGAGTATACCTAAGCCAGATGCGACACTGATAAAAAAGATCAACCAAAATGATCGAAATGCTCAATTTCAGTTATTTGAAATGACCAAAGGCATGTTGTACTCAACTTGCTTTAGAATAATCGGTGATGAGGAAGAGGCTCATGACATCTTACAAGAGGTATATGTAGAAGTTTTTCAAAACATTAGGAAACTTAAAAATCCTGAGGCCTTAATCTCATGGATGAAGACCATAGCCGTACGCAAGGCAATACACCATAGCAAAAAGAAAATCTATTTTGAACCGGTAGAAAATCAGGAAATGGAGACCACCGAAGCATTCGATTCCTGGTTTGATGCAGAAATATTGGATCAAGCCATACTAAGTCTTCCTTCTGGGGCCAAGGCTGTTTTTCTACTCACGACAGTGGAAGGCTATTCGCATAAGGAAGCGGCAAAACTACTTAATATCACAGAGAGCACTTCAAAATCTCAGTTGCACTATGCTAAATCCTTGTTAAAAAGTCGAATCACTAAGCTCCTAAAGGCATGA